Below is a window of Vibrio fortis DNA.
CAGCTGGGAAACCACCAACTTGCGGAGAAAGTAGACGTGAACGCACGTATTGGTAAATCGGTGCGATTGGCATATCGTCAGCCATCATCTTCTCTGCTTCTAGGTAGATAGCTTTACGCTCTTCTTCAGAAGTAGATTTCAGTGCTTTGTCGATAAGAGCATCGTATTCTGCGTTGCCCCAGTGCTGACCACCTGTAGTGTTCGCACTTACCATTAGAGTTAGGAATGAAGATGCTTCGTTGTAGTCACCACACCAACCAGCACGTGCAACTTCGAAGTCACCTTGATCTTTAGAATCTAGGTATGTTTTCCACTCTTGGTTCTCAAGAGTTACTTTAAGACCTAGAGTCTTCTTCCACATAGAACCAAGCGCTACCGCAATCTTCTTGTGGTTTTCGTTGGTGTTGTATAGAAGAGTAAATTCTAGAGGGTTGCTCTTACCGTAGCCTGCTTCTTCAAGAAGACGTGCAGCTTCTGCGTTACGCTCTTTCTGAGATAGCTCACCGTATGCAGCCATTTCTGGATCGAAATTCGCTGTAATTTCAGGTGTTAGGAAGTAAGCTGGCTTTTGGCCTTGACCAAGGATAGCACCCGATACGATGTCGCGGTCGATAGCGTAAGAGATCGCCTTACGAACACGTACGTCGTTGAATGGTTCTTTCTTAGTGTTGAAAGAGTAGTAGTAAGTACACAGACTGCCTTCAACAGATACTGAATCTGCATGTTCTTTCTTCAGACGCTTGAAGTGCTCAGTTGGCAGCGTTGAAGTGAAGTGGATCTCACCAGATAGGAAACGGTTCATTTCCGCTACTTGGTTTTCGATCGGTAGGAAAGTAACTTTGTTTAGAACAGTTTTGTCGTTGTCCCAGTAGTTTGTGTTACGAACCATTTCTAGACGCTCGTTCACAACCCAGTTGTTTACTTTAAATGCGCCGTTACCTACGAAGTTTTCTGGTTTAGTCCATTGATCACCAAACTTCTCAACTGTTGCTTGGTGTACTGGCTTCATTGTTGTGTGGCCAGTCATCATTACGAAGTATGGTACTGCTGTTTCTAGCTCAACAACAAGAGTCTTATCGTCTAGTGCTTTAACGCCTAGTTCGCTCTTATCTTTCTTACCAGCAATGATGTCTTTCGCGTTCACCATCTTCGTGTACTCCATGTACCAAGAGTATGGTGATGCTGTTGCTGGATCTACCGCACGCTGGAAGCTGTATACGAAGTCGCCAGCAGTTACTGGGTCGCCGTTAGACCATTTTGCGTCGTCGCGTAGGTGGAAAGTGAAAGTTTTGTTGTCAGATGTTTCCCAGCTTTTCGCTACGCCAGGAATAGTGTTACCGTCCGCATCTTGATTCACTAGACCTTCTAGTAGATCACGAATTACGTGAGACTCTGGTACACCTTGAGATTTGTGTGGGTCGATTGTTGCAACTTCAGTACCGTTACCACGAACGAGTTCCTGAACTTTTGCCAATTTTGTACCCGCTGGAACGTCAGCAGCGATTGATGTAGTAGAAGTGGCAGCCACTGCCAGACCAGCACCTAGAAGAAGGGCCTGAGTGATTTTATTCTTGTACATGCATAAACTCCAAGTTTTTGTATTGCATCCATGACTTCTTTGCTTGGTTCACTGAACGGTTAGTGATTTAGATTTATTTAGCTCAATTTTTGAGCATAAAAACCTAAAACCTTACAAAGATTGCGGCACACACTATCAATCATTGAAGTAATTTGCCATAAAGAACTGGCAAAAAATCGGATAATTCTCCGAAATACTCAATGAATTAGCGATAAACTCTAATAAAAACGTAATTTATAGCTATTTAAATACGATGTATTATTAAAAGTCAGCCGTAAATGTTGATATATCTGTTTTGATACTTATTTTTAGCATCTTATGCTAGAACAACCCTGACAAATTAACATTATTGCCACATGAAATCTAATAGGGCATCACATATCCCCTAAGTTGCTTACGTTAATTGTGAGGATTATCACTCTATCAAAAACAGAACAAATGGCTGCTTAGTGCATTATATTGGTGTAACAAATTGTTTTAATCACTTTATATGCGTATTTATTCACAAAAACTCTACGCATTACTTGGTTATTTGTTCTTCAGGTATAAAAAAACCGACTCAAAGAGTCGGTTTTATATCATCAAAATAGGCGTTTATTTCTGCCAACGCTCGGCTGCTTTCGCGTCTGAATCTCGAGATTCTACCCAACGAGTTGCTTCAGTTGTACGCTCTTTCTTCCAAAACGGTGCCTTTGTTTTTAGGTAATCCATAACAAATTCACACGCTTCAAATGCAGCACCACGGTGAGCACTAGACACACCGACGTATACAATCTGATCGCCAATATCAAGGTCACCTACTCGGTGAATAACACGCATTTTTTGAATAGGCCAACGCGCTTCCGCTTGATCAC
It encodes the following:
- a CDS encoding ABC transporter substrate-binding protein; translated protein: MYKNKITQALLLGAGLAVAATSTTSIAADVPAGTKLAKVQELVRGNGTEVATIDPHKSQGVPESHVIRDLLEGLVNQDADGNTIPGVAKSWETSDNKTFTFHLRDDAKWSNGDPVTAGDFVYSFQRAVDPATASPYSWYMEYTKMVNAKDIIAGKKDKSELGVKALDDKTLVVELETAVPYFVMMTGHTTMKPVHQATVEKFGDQWTKPENFVGNGAFKVNNWVVNERLEMVRNTNYWDNDKTVLNKVTFLPIENQVAEMNRFLSGEIHFTSTLPTEHFKRLKKEHADSVSVEGSLCTYYYSFNTKKEPFNDVRVRKAISYAIDRDIVSGAILGQGQKPAYFLTPEITANFDPEMAAYGELSQKERNAEAARLLEEAGYGKSNPLEFTLLYNTNENHKKIAVALGSMWKKTLGLKVTLENQEWKTYLDSKDQGDFEVARAGWCGDYNEASSFLTLMVSANTTGGQHWGNAEYDALIDKALKSTSEEERKAIYLEAEKMMADDMPIAPIYQYVRSRLLSPQVGGFPAENAEEKIFSKDLYIKAQ
- the moaE gene encoding molybdopterin synthase catalytic subunit MoaE; protein product: MDSRVLVTAEDFSVADEYDFLSQGTSAGAVVTFVGKVRDMNLGDNVIGLSLEHYPGMTEKSLSEICDQAEARWPIQKMRVIHRVGDLDIGDQIVYVGVSSAHRGAAFEACEFVMDYLKTKAPFWKKERTTEATRWVESRDSDAKAAERWQK